A genomic segment from Diospyros lotus cultivar Yz01 chromosome 5, ASM1463336v1, whole genome shotgun sequence encodes:
- the LOC127801414 gene encoding uncharacterized protein LOC127801414 isoform X10 has translation MSSQDHRHRHNRRTDTAVVPSLDLSSAEEAVLRAPFKHSLFAKVLGKRVDDRQLYAHLRSLWRPAGAIDFIPLARGFYLVNFSLPSDYDEVRYGFPWTIDDHYIVLLRWDPNFKPSEAIISLVAVWVRLPELQVQYYDEEILQKIGELIGEEVVKIDNCTRNRTKCKYARLCILIDLGKPVIPMIEIGGALQPIQYEGLHLLCYTCGRYGHRQHHCHHLASSLAEAIPELCFSGQSSTESLGFRHSSHLYGPWLQVRRGYQHQTENQVLQPEKKSVSLMYRPIKTAFIPCNNTLEHGEGTSGVAENIIGSSMNPQDQEASSSGHTDTVTSSLPSPSPALGDNPYVPVPTQSPEVPQTNTPTPSLGDLNVSTSAQTGTSSPSPASGDNPNVPVSSQPQEAPQTNTPTPSLGDLNVSTSAQTGTSSPSPASGDNPNVPVSSQPQEAPQTNTPTPSLGDLNVSTSAQTGTSSPSPALCDNPNVPVSTQPPEAPQTNTPTPSLGDLNVSTSAQAGTSSPSPALSDNPNVSVSTQPPEVPQTNTPTPSLGDLNVATSAQTGTSSTSPALADPNIPASTQPPEVSQTSTPPPPSLSNASGDPHVSASSQQRVDFPSPQNDSPTASVSTDRLPHQRIGAGITNQQQPPPEVIEFFSRVIQSLTIPLEINSSDGCITELVIEGKPQVITFDSKISNIEMSVDMSGLFTWNTNQHNVSFSTTVIDHTEYPVQKSSKKLLIWNCRGAGDAKLLPTVKALCQQHQPSAVLLLETRLSGAHSDQVIEDVGFSESLVVEPVGFTGGMWLLWRDNDIEMEVYSATPLHVAFEFLPKPETLILYGVNSGIGHEYSGVYGIDSSDSDHSSQTRSPEVFYLDQQIGPQTSHWIPSY, from the exons atgtcCAGTCAAGACCACCGCCACCGGCACAACCGCCGCACTGATACCGCCGTCGTTCCAAGTCTCGATCTTTCATCCGCCGAAGAGGCCGTTCTGAGAGCCCCATTCAAGCACTCCCTTTTCGCCAAAGTCCTCGGCAAAAGAGTCGATGACCGGCAGCTCTATGCTCACCTTCGTTCTCTGTGGCGTCCGGCGGGGGCAATCGACTTCATCCCCCTGGCAAGGGGCTTCTACCTGGTGAACTTCTCTCTCCCTTCCGATTACGATGAGGTTCGCTACGGGTTCCCATGGACGATCGACGATCACTACATCGTCCTTCTCCGATGGGATCCCAACTTCAAGCCTTCCGAGGCCATCATCAGCCTTGTTGCGGTCTGGGTTCGCCTCCCGGAACTTCAAGTGCAGTACTACGACGAAGAAATCCTGCAGAAAATTGGAGAATTGATCGGGGAGGAAGTTGTGAAGATAGACAATTGCACCAGAAACCGAACAAAGTGTAAATATGCTCGCCTGTGCATCTTGATCGATCTTGGCAAGCCCGTTATTCCGATGATAGAAATTGGTGGAGCTTTGCAGCCGATCCAATACGAGGGGCTGCATCTTCTGTGCTACACGTGCGGGCGATACGGACATCGGCAGCACCATTGCCATCATCTTGCGTCTTCTCTGGCGGAGGCAATCCCGGAACTATGCTTTTCCGGCCAGTCGTCCACGGAGTCGTTGGGCTTCCGCCATAGTTCCCATCTCTATGGTCCTTGGCTTCAAGTGCGCCGTGGATATCAACATCAGACCGAAAATCAAGTGCTCCAACCAGAGAAAAAATCTGTAAGTCTGATGTATCGTCCGATTAAAACTGCCTTTATTCCTTGCAACAATACATTGGAACATGGGGAGGGCACATCCGGAGTTGCTGAGAATATTATTGGTTCTTCAATGAACCCCCAAGACCAAGAAGCCTCTTCTTCTGGCCACACTGACACTGTGACTTCAAGTCTTCCTTCCCCTTCCCCTGCATTAGGTGATAATCCATATGTACCAGTTCCAACTCAGTCACCAGAAGTACCCCAAACAAACACTCCAACCCCTTCCCTTGGTGAC CTAAATGTTTCAACTTCAGCCCAAACAGGTACTTCATCCCCTTCCCCTGCATCAGGTGATAATCCAAATGTACCAGTCTCAAGCCAGCCACAAGAAGCACCCCAAACAAACACTCCAACCCCTTCCCTTGGTGACCTAAATGTTTCAACTTCAGCCCAAACAGGTACTTCATCCCCTTCCCCTGCATCAG GTGATAATCCAAATGTACCAGTCTCAAGCCAGCCACAAGAAGCACCCCAAACAAACACTCCAACCCCTTCCCTTGGTGACCTAAATGTTTCAACTTCAGCCCAAACAGGTACTTCATCCCCTTCCCCTGCATTATGTGATAATCCAAATGTACCAGTTTCAACCCAGCCACCAGAAGCACCCCAAACAAACACTCCAACCCCTTCCCTTGGTGAC CTAAATGTTTCAACTTCAGCCCAAGCCGGTACTTCATCCCCTTCCCCTGCATTAAGTGATAATCCAAATGTATCAGTTTCAACCCAGCCACCAGAAGTACCCCAAACAAACACTCCAACTCCTTCCCTTGGTGACCTAAATGTAGCAACTTCAGCCCAAACAGGTACTTCATCCACTTCCCCAGCATTAGCTGACCCAAATATACCAGCTTCGACCCAGCCACCAGAAGTATCCCAAACAAGTACTCCACCCCCTCCATCTCTATCCAATGCATCAGGTGATCCACATGTTTCAGCTTCATCCCAACAAAGAGTGGATTTTCCATCCCCACAAAATGATTCTCCCACTGCTTCCGTTTCAACTGATCGCCTCCCACATCAGCGCATTGGCGCAGGCATAACGAACCAGCAACAGCCACCCCCTGAGGTAATTGAATTCTTTTCGCGGGTGATTCAGAGTTTGACAATACCACTAGAGATAAACAGTTCTGATGGCTGTATAACTGAGCTGGTCATTGAAGGAAAACCACAAGTCATTACCTTTGATTcgaaaatttccaacattgaGATGAGTGTAGACATGTCGGGGTTGTTTACTTGGAACACGAACCAGCACAATGTAAGCTTCAGCACTACAGTAATTGATCACACTGAATACCCTGTCCAGAAATCCTCAAAGAAGCTTCTGATTTGGAACTGCCGAGGGGCAGGGGATGCCAAGCTCCTGCCAACCGTCAAGGCTCTGTGCCAGCAACACCAGCCATCCGCCGTTCTTCTTTTGGAAACAAGACTTTCCGGCGCCCATTCTGATCAAGTTATCGAGGACGTTGGTTTTTCTGAGTCGCTTGTTGTTGAGCCTGTGGGATTCACCGGTGGGATGTGGCTTTTGTGGCGCgataatgatattgaaatgGAAGTTTACTCAGCTACTCCACTTCATGTGGCCTTTGAATTTCTCCCCAAGCCCGAGACGTTGATTCTCTATGGAGTGAATTCTGGGATTGGACATGAATATTCGGGTGTTTATGGTATTGATTCTTCTGATTCCGATCACAGTTCACAAACCAGGAGCCCAGAGGTTTTTTACCTAGACCAACAAATCGGGCCTCAGACTTCCCATTGGATTCCATCCTACTGA
- the LOC127801414 gene encoding uncharacterized protein LOC127801414 isoform X3 produces the protein MSSQDHRHRHNRRTDTAVVPSLDLSSAEEAVLRAPFKHSLFAKVLGKRVDDRQLYAHLRSLWRPAGAIDFIPLARGFYLVNFSLPSDYDEVRYGFPWTIDDHYIVLLRWDPNFKPSEAIISLVAVWVRLPELQVQYYDEEILQKIGELIGEEVVKIDNCTRNRTKCKYARLCILIDLGKPVIPMIEIGGALQPIQYEGLHLLCYTCGRYGHRQHHCHHLASSLAEAIPELCFSGQSSTESLGFRHSSHLYGPWLQVRRGYQHQTENQVLQPEKKSVSLMYRPIKTAFIPCNNTLEHGEGTSGVAENIIGSSMNPQDQEASSSGHTDTVTSSLPSPSPALGDNPYVPVPTQSPEVPQTNTPTPSLGDLNVSTSAQTGTSSPSPASGDNPNVPVSSQPQEAPQTNTPTPSLGDLNVSTSAQTGTSSPSPALCDNPNVPVSTQPPEAPQTNTPTPSLGDLNVSTSAQTGTSSPSLALGDNPNIPVSTQPPEVPQTNSLIPSLGDLNVSTSAQAGTSSPSPALSDNPNVSVSTQPPEVPQTNTPTPSLGDLNVATSAQTGTSSTSPALADPNIPASTQPPEVSQTSTPPPPSLSNASGDPHVSASSQQRVDFPSPQNDSPTASVSTDRLPHQRIGAGITNQQQPPPEVIEFFSRVIQSLTIPLEINSSDGCITELVIEGKPQVITFDSKISNIEMSVDMSGLFTWNTNQHNVSFSTTVIDHTEYPVQKSSKKLLIWNCRGAGDAKLLPTVKALCQQHQPSAVLLLETRLSGAHSDQVIEDVGFSESLVVEPVGFTGGMWLLWRDNDIEMEVYSATPLHVAFEFLPKPETLILYGVNSGIGHEYSGVYGIDSSDSDHSSQTRSPEVFYLDQQIGPQTSHWIPSY, from the exons atgtcCAGTCAAGACCACCGCCACCGGCACAACCGCCGCACTGATACCGCCGTCGTTCCAAGTCTCGATCTTTCATCCGCCGAAGAGGCCGTTCTGAGAGCCCCATTCAAGCACTCCCTTTTCGCCAAAGTCCTCGGCAAAAGAGTCGATGACCGGCAGCTCTATGCTCACCTTCGTTCTCTGTGGCGTCCGGCGGGGGCAATCGACTTCATCCCCCTGGCAAGGGGCTTCTACCTGGTGAACTTCTCTCTCCCTTCCGATTACGATGAGGTTCGCTACGGGTTCCCATGGACGATCGACGATCACTACATCGTCCTTCTCCGATGGGATCCCAACTTCAAGCCTTCCGAGGCCATCATCAGCCTTGTTGCGGTCTGGGTTCGCCTCCCGGAACTTCAAGTGCAGTACTACGACGAAGAAATCCTGCAGAAAATTGGAGAATTGATCGGGGAGGAAGTTGTGAAGATAGACAATTGCACCAGAAACCGAACAAAGTGTAAATATGCTCGCCTGTGCATCTTGATCGATCTTGGCAAGCCCGTTATTCCGATGATAGAAATTGGTGGAGCTTTGCAGCCGATCCAATACGAGGGGCTGCATCTTCTGTGCTACACGTGCGGGCGATACGGACATCGGCAGCACCATTGCCATCATCTTGCGTCTTCTCTGGCGGAGGCAATCCCGGAACTATGCTTTTCCGGCCAGTCGTCCACGGAGTCGTTGGGCTTCCGCCATAGTTCCCATCTCTATGGTCCTTGGCTTCAAGTGCGCCGTGGATATCAACATCAGACCGAAAATCAAGTGCTCCAACCAGAGAAAAAATCTGTAAGTCTGATGTATCGTCCGATTAAAACTGCCTTTATTCCTTGCAACAATACATTGGAACATGGGGAGGGCACATCCGGAGTTGCTGAGAATATTATTGGTTCTTCAATGAACCCCCAAGACCAAGAAGCCTCTTCTTCTGGCCACACTGACACTGTGACTTCAAGTCTTCCTTCCCCTTCCCCTGCATTAGGTGATAATCCATATGTACCAGTTCCAACTCAGTCACCAGAAGTACCCCAAACAAACACTCCAACCCCTTCCCTTGGTGACCTAAATGTTTCAACTTCAGCCCAAACAGGTACTTCATCCCCTTCCCCTGCATCAG GTGATAATCCAAATGTACCAGTCTCAAGCCAGCCACAAGAAGCACCCCAAACAAACACTCCAACCCCTTCCCTTGGTGACCTAAATGTTTCAACTTCAGCCCAAACAGGTACTTCATCCCCTTCCCCTGCATTATGTGATAATCCAAATGTACCAGTTTCAACCCAGCCACCAGAAGCACCCCAAACAAACACTCCAACCCCTTCCCTTGGTGACCTAAATGTTTCAACTTCAGCCCAAACAGGTACTTCATCCCCTTCCCTTGCTTTAGGTGATAATCCAAATATACCAGTTTCAACCCAGCCACCGGAAGTACCCCAAACAAACAGTCTAATCCCTTCCCTTGGTGACCTAAATGTTTCAACTTCAGCCCAAGCCGGTACTTCATCCCCTTCCCCTGCATTAAGTGATAATCCAAATGTATCAGTTTCAACCCAGCCACCAGAAGTACCCCAAACAAACACTCCAACTCCTTCCCTTGGTGACCTAAATGTAGCAACTTCAGCCCAAACAGGTACTTCATCCACTTCCCCAGCATTAGCTGACCCAAATATACCAGCTTCGACCCAGCCACCAGAAGTATCCCAAACAAGTACTCCACCCCCTCCATCTCTATCCAATGCATCAGGTGATCCACATGTTTCAGCTTCATCCCAACAAAGAGTGGATTTTCCATCCCCACAAAATGATTCTCCCACTGCTTCCGTTTCAACTGATCGCCTCCCACATCAGCGCATTGGCGCAGGCATAACGAACCAGCAACAGCCACCCCCTGAGGTAATTGAATTCTTTTCGCGGGTGATTCAGAGTTTGACAATACCACTAGAGATAAACAGTTCTGATGGCTGTATAACTGAGCTGGTCATTGAAGGAAAACCACAAGTCATTACCTTTGATTcgaaaatttccaacattgaGATGAGTGTAGACATGTCGGGGTTGTTTACTTGGAACACGAACCAGCACAATGTAAGCTTCAGCACTACAGTAATTGATCACACTGAATACCCTGTCCAGAAATCCTCAAAGAAGCTTCTGATTTGGAACTGCCGAGGGGCAGGGGATGCCAAGCTCCTGCCAACCGTCAAGGCTCTGTGCCAGCAACACCAGCCATCCGCCGTTCTTCTTTTGGAAACAAGACTTTCCGGCGCCCATTCTGATCAAGTTATCGAGGACGTTGGTTTTTCTGAGTCGCTTGTTGTTGAGCCTGTGGGATTCACCGGTGGGATGTGGCTTTTGTGGCGCgataatgatattgaaatgGAAGTTTACTCAGCTACTCCACTTCATGTGGCCTTTGAATTTCTCCCCAAGCCCGAGACGTTGATTCTCTATGGAGTGAATTCTGGGATTGGACATGAATATTCGGGTGTTTATGGTATTGATTCTTCTGATTCCGATCACAGTTCACAAACCAGGAGCCCAGAGGTTTTTTACCTAGACCAACAAATCGGGCCTCAGACTTCCCATTGGATTCCATCCTACTGA
- the LOC127801414 gene encoding uncharacterized protein LOC127801414 isoform X17: protein MSSQDHRHRHNRRTDTAVVPSLDLSSAEEAVLRAPFKHSLFAKVLGKRVDDRQLYAHLRSLWRPAGAIDFIPLARGFYLVNFSLPSDYDEVRYGFPWTIDDHYIVLLRWDPNFKPSEAIISLVAVWVRLPELQVQYYDEEILQKIGELIGEEVVKIDNCTRNRTKCKYARLCILIDLGKPVIPMIEIGGALQPIQYEGLHLLCYTCGRYGHRQHHCHHLASSLAEAIPELCFSGQSSTESLGFRHSSHLYGPWLQVRRGYQHQTENQVLQPEKKSVSLMYRPIKTAFIPCNNTLEHGEGTSGVAENIIGSSMNPQDQEASSSGHTDTVTSSLPSPSPALGDNPYVPVPTQSPEVPQTNTPTPSLGDLNVSTSAQTGTSSPSPASGDNPIVPVSSQPQEAPQTNTPTPSLGDLNVSTSAQAGTSSPSPALSDNPNVSVSTQPPEVPQTNTPTPSLGDLNVATSAQTGTSSTSPALADPNIPASTQPPEVSQTSTPPPPSLSNASGDPHVSASSQQRVDFPSPQNDSPTASVSTDRLPHQRIGAGITNQQQPPPEVIEFFSRVIQSLTIPLEINSSDGCITELVIEGKPQVITFDSKISNIEMSVDMSGLFTWNTNQHNVSFSTTVIDHTEYPVQKSSKKLLIWNCRGAGDAKLLPTVKALCQQHQPSAVLLLETRLSGAHSDQVIEDVGFSESLVVEPVGFTGGMWLLWRDNDIEMEVYSATPLHVAFEFLPKPETLILYGVNSGIGHEYSGVYGIDSSDSDHSSQTRSPEVFYLDQQIGPQTSHWIPSY from the exons atgtcCAGTCAAGACCACCGCCACCGGCACAACCGCCGCACTGATACCGCCGTCGTTCCAAGTCTCGATCTTTCATCCGCCGAAGAGGCCGTTCTGAGAGCCCCATTCAAGCACTCCCTTTTCGCCAAAGTCCTCGGCAAAAGAGTCGATGACCGGCAGCTCTATGCTCACCTTCGTTCTCTGTGGCGTCCGGCGGGGGCAATCGACTTCATCCCCCTGGCAAGGGGCTTCTACCTGGTGAACTTCTCTCTCCCTTCCGATTACGATGAGGTTCGCTACGGGTTCCCATGGACGATCGACGATCACTACATCGTCCTTCTCCGATGGGATCCCAACTTCAAGCCTTCCGAGGCCATCATCAGCCTTGTTGCGGTCTGGGTTCGCCTCCCGGAACTTCAAGTGCAGTACTACGACGAAGAAATCCTGCAGAAAATTGGAGAATTGATCGGGGAGGAAGTTGTGAAGATAGACAATTGCACCAGAAACCGAACAAAGTGTAAATATGCTCGCCTGTGCATCTTGATCGATCTTGGCAAGCCCGTTATTCCGATGATAGAAATTGGTGGAGCTTTGCAGCCGATCCAATACGAGGGGCTGCATCTTCTGTGCTACACGTGCGGGCGATACGGACATCGGCAGCACCATTGCCATCATCTTGCGTCTTCTCTGGCGGAGGCAATCCCGGAACTATGCTTTTCCGGCCAGTCGTCCACGGAGTCGTTGGGCTTCCGCCATAGTTCCCATCTCTATGGTCCTTGGCTTCAAGTGCGCCGTGGATATCAACATCAGACCGAAAATCAAGTGCTCCAACCAGAGAAAAAATCTGTAAGTCTGATGTATCGTCCGATTAAAACTGCCTTTATTCCTTGCAACAATACATTGGAACATGGGGAGGGCACATCCGGAGTTGCTGAGAATATTATTGGTTCTTCAATGAACCCCCAAGACCAAGAAGCCTCTTCTTCTGGCCACACTGACACTGTGACTTCAAGTCTTCCTTCCCCTTCCCCTGCATTAGGTGATAATCCATATGTACCAGTTCCAACTCAGTCACCAGAAGTACCCCAAACAAACACTCCAACCCCTTCCCTTGGTGACCTAAATGTTTCAACTTCAGCCCAAACAGGTACTTCATCCCCTTCCCCTGCATCAGGTGATAATCCAATTGTACCAGTCTCAAGCCAGCCACAAGAAGCACCCCAAACAAACACTCCAACCCCTTCCCTTGGTGAC CTAAATGTTTCAACTTCAGCCCAAGCCGGTACTTCATCCCCTTCCCCTGCATTAAGTGATAATCCAAATGTATCAGTTTCAACCCAGCCACCAGAAGTACCCCAAACAAACACTCCAACTCCTTCCCTTGGTGACCTAAATGTAGCAACTTCAGCCCAAACAGGTACTTCATCCACTTCCCCAGCATTAGCTGACCCAAATATACCAGCTTCGACCCAGCCACCAGAAGTATCCCAAACAAGTACTCCACCCCCTCCATCTCTATCCAATGCATCAGGTGATCCACATGTTTCAGCTTCATCCCAACAAAGAGTGGATTTTCCATCCCCACAAAATGATTCTCCCACTGCTTCCGTTTCAACTGATCGCCTCCCACATCAGCGCATTGGCGCAGGCATAACGAACCAGCAACAGCCACCCCCTGAGGTAATTGAATTCTTTTCGCGGGTGATTCAGAGTTTGACAATACCACTAGAGATAAACAGTTCTGATGGCTGTATAACTGAGCTGGTCATTGAAGGAAAACCACAAGTCATTACCTTTGATTcgaaaatttccaacattgaGATGAGTGTAGACATGTCGGGGTTGTTTACTTGGAACACGAACCAGCACAATGTAAGCTTCAGCACTACAGTAATTGATCACACTGAATACCCTGTCCAGAAATCCTCAAAGAAGCTTCTGATTTGGAACTGCCGAGGGGCAGGGGATGCCAAGCTCCTGCCAACCGTCAAGGCTCTGTGCCAGCAACACCAGCCATCCGCCGTTCTTCTTTTGGAAACAAGACTTTCCGGCGCCCATTCTGATCAAGTTATCGAGGACGTTGGTTTTTCTGAGTCGCTTGTTGTTGAGCCTGTGGGATTCACCGGTGGGATGTGGCTTTTGTGGCGCgataatgatattgaaatgGAAGTTTACTCAGCTACTCCACTTCATGTGGCCTTTGAATTTCTCCCCAAGCCCGAGACGTTGATTCTCTATGGAGTGAATTCTGGGATTGGACATGAATATTCGGGTGTTTATGGTATTGATTCTTCTGATTCCGATCACAGTTCACAAACCAGGAGCCCAGAGGTTTTTTACCTAGACCAACAAATCGGGCCTCAGACTTCCCATTGGATTCCATCCTACTGA